Genomic segment of Petrotoga sp. 9PW.55.5.1:
AACTATTAAAGGCCATAAAAAATCGTTCCATGTACTTACAAAACTGAAAACGGATATAGCAACTAAAGAAGGCTTAGCTAATGGGACCATTATTCGAAACAGAATATACAATTCACCAGCTCCATCAATCCGAGCCGCTTCTTCAAACTCATTGGGGATGCCTTTGAAAAATTGAGATACAATCAAAACAAACATAGGATTTATCATATATGGAATTATTAAGCCCCAATAGGAATTTAATAAATTTAAGTCCCTTAAAAGCAAATATCTAGGTATCATAATGGCTTGGAGAGGTATCATAATTCCTGCTAACGTGAAATAAAATAAAAATTTATTTCCTCGAAAGTTTAACCTTCCTAATGAGTAAGAGGCAAAAATCGTAATAATTACCACACCAAAAGTTGAAATTAACGAGATTAAAGTACTATTAAAAAACCATCTTAAGACCCCTGATTGTTCCAAAATATATTTATAATTGTTAAAATTTATTTTTGAAGGGAAAAATTTTTGGGTAATTACTTCTAAATCAGTCTTAAAAGAAGAAATAACCATCCAAAAGATAGGAAATATGTATATAAATATAATCAAAATTGCTACAAAGGTTAATAGCTTTGATTTTTTCAACTTTTTTCACCACCTGTTCCAAGAGTTAACCTAAATTGTACAATACTAACTATGAACATGATAACAAAAAAGAATAAAGCCATTGCTTGAGCATATCCCATTCTAAAGTATCTGAATCCTTGATCATAAATATACTGAATTAAAACTCTCGTTTTGCCATTCGGCCCTCCTCCAGTCATAATATAAACTTGACCGAATATTTGCAAAGAGGCAATTGTTTGAAGAACTAAAACTAATGAATGAGTCCTCTTTAAAAGGGGAACTGCGATAAAAAAAGTTTTTTGAAATGAATTAGCACCATCTATTGTAGCCGCTTCATATATAGAAGGAGAAATCTCTTGTAATCCTGCTAAATAGAGAATTACATTAAAGCCCAGAGTCCACCAAATAGTAGTTAAAGCGATAGCAGGCATGGCAGTAGTAGGATTTGTTAACCAGCCTCTATAGTTAATACCCACAGCTTGAAATATTTTAGATATAATTCCAAAATTGGGTTGATACATAAATACCCATATGCTACATACAATTGTAATGGATAAAATATAAGGGAAAAAAAACAATACTCTAAATAATTTTTGAAAATATATTTTAGAGTTTAATAAAAGTGCTATTAAAAAACCTAAAATTACTAAAATAGGCACAGTTAATATAACAAAGTAGAGCGTGTGCCATAAAGTTTCCCAAAAAGTGGGATCATTGAACATTTTTGTGAAATTAGCTAATCCTATAAAGGTAGGTTCACTAAATAGATCCCATTCATAAAATGACATTCTAAACCCTTGTATAAGTGGATAAATTAAAAATAAAATGTATAAAAAACCGAAGGGAATATAAAAAAGATACCCACTAAGAGTTCTTTTTTTCATTTTTAAAGTCTCCTCTCAATGATTTTTAAGATACTCCTCTAAATAAATAATAAGTTAGAGAAACATCCCACGAAATATCGTGGGATGTGCGATAATGAGATAATAAATCTTATTTCGCTACTTGTTTAACTGTATTAACAAGATCATCTGCAGCTTTTTCGGGCGTAAGTGCACCTAAAACTACACCTTGACAAAGTTCCAATAGTTTGTCTTGTATTTCTTTCCATCCCCTAACTTCAGGTACAAACGCCCTTTCAGACGAAACTATGAAATTTTCTCTTAGTGGCAAACTTAAAAATTCTGTTGACTCTGCAACACTTTTTACAACAGGAAGATGTCCAGCTTTAGCCCATTCATATGAGCGATTTACTAGCCATTCTGCAAAAGTAACAGCTGCTTTTACTTTCTCTTCATTTATTTTAGGAGCTTTTGGTATAATTAACGTATGAGAATCTCCCCAAACATATGGTGTGTCAGTAAAAGAGAAAGGCGGAACAGGCATAACGCCAATTTCTTCTAAAACCCCCATATCTTCGAATGCAGCCATTGCCCAGACGCCGTCAAAAGTAAAACCAGCTTGCCCAGTTATAAATAGCGCTCTAGCTGTTTCATAATCTACGTAAGTCGTTAAATCTTCTTTATAGAATTTGAGTATTTCTGCATAAGTTTTTTCTGCAATGTTCTTATCAATCATGAAATTACCATTTTCGTCTTCTAGTTTTCCACCAAAATTTCTATACAAAGTTAGCCATAATCTCTCACCTAAACCGTTCAAATCTTCTATAGCCACACCATATTTTCCAGTCTTTTGCTTAATTTGTTTACAGAAATTATAGAATTCCTCGAATGTTTTAGGAAGTAATATTTGACCATTACTGTCTACTAAACCAGCTTCGCGAAGTACACTTTTATTATAATATAAAACTAAAGGATGTGCATCTAAGGGTAATGCATATAGTTGAGAATTAAAAGTAGCCGCTTGAAGAATATTATCAAAATAATCAACTTTTAAGCTATTAGAAACATATTTATCTATCGGTAATAATGCTCCTCTTTCTACGTAATCTACTAAAGATGATCTATGCATTATGGCTAGATCAGGGGGATTACCGCCAACCATTGAAGCTAGTAACTTGTTATAATACTCGCCCCAATCAAGAGGTTGTTGATTAACAAAAATTTCATTCTGCTCTTTGTTAAATTGATTGACAAGCCCAGTTATAATGTGTCCTTCCCCACCACTAAAAAGAGTCCAAAAAGTTATTTCAGTAGCTTTCGAAAATCCAACAGTTGTCAGAATAACTATGAAACATACCAAAAAAAATCTACTTAACTTCTTCATTTTTTCTGCCTCCTTATATATTATTGATACCGATACCGTTAACGATACCAAAAACATTATAACAAAGTTAACGTTATTTGCAAAACTTTTTTATGAACGATTAGGGAAGTTTAGGTTTGATTAAGAGCAAATATTTATGATTAACTTGGTTTTTCTTAATTTTCTAAAATTCTTACTCCACTTTCAATTGATGTAGTATAAAAAGAAGCTTTTATATTGGTTTTATTAAAATAAGCAGCAGAGACATTTTGTATGAATGATTCGACTTTATTTTTTTCAACTACGGCTATCGCACATCCGCCAAAACCTGCGCCTGTCATTCTTGCCCCTACACAACCCTGTGTTTTTAATGACTCTTCGACGATGGTATCCAGTTCCAAACCAGTTACTTCATAATCATATTTTAGTGAGTCATGTGATTGGATTAATAATTTTGCAAAACCTTTTATATCGTCCTTTTTTAGTAATTCAACAGCTTTAATCACCCTTTGATTTTCAGTAATTACATGCCTTGCTCTTTTTATTTCTATCTCATCTTTCAAATATTTAAGGTCATCGAGTGTACATTGACATAAATTACTAACCTTGTTATTTTTTGCTTTATTTATTGTTTCTAAGGCATTCTCACATTCTTTTCTTCTTTTATTATACTCTGAAGAGGCTAATTCTCTTCTTTTATTTGTATTCATAACAATCAAAATGTACCCATTTAAGTAACATGGGATATTTTCATAAGATAGATTTTGTGTATCTAAAAGTAAAGCATGATCTTTTTTCGAATTGGCTACAACGAATTGATCCATTATTCCTGAATTTACACCTATAAATTTGTTTTCGACTCTTTGCCCTAATAGAGCAATATATTTTTTATTTATACTTTCTGGTTGCAAAATTGGGTATAAAAGCATATAGGCAATTAACACTTCTAAAGCAGCGGAAGATGAGAGGCCTGCACCGTTGGGAAGATTCCCTTTAATCAATATATTACAACCTTTCAAAGAATATCCATCTTCTTTTAGAAACTTCATTACACCTTTAGCATAGTTCCCCCAACCGTCTTTGGCTTCGTATTTTATTTCTTTTTCCAAATCAATTATAACTTCGTTAGAAAAGTCCATAGATTTTAATCTAATTATCTTATCATCCCTAAGAGACATTACTCCATATATGCCTAAATTAATAGCAACTGGTAAAACATAACCACCATTATAATCGATATGCTCTCCTATTAAATTTACTCTACCTGGTGAAAAAAAACTATATATTGGTTTTTCTACTTCTCCATAAGTTTCAATAAAAGAATTTCTTAGATTCATTTCTTCTTACCTCTCTTATTAGTTAAGATATTTATAAGGATTTTTTGTATTTTTCTATAGCTTTTTTTAAAGTAACTGCTGTTTCTTCGACTGCTAAGGTATTAGCTGCAGCCCAAGCTCCCATTTCACTAGACGCGTACCATTTTATTTTGTTTTTATCTCTAAGAGGAGGATAGAATTCTATATGAAAGTGAAAATATTTGTCAGAATCTTTATATTCTTGTGAATTCACAGGATTTTGATGTATGTTCATCATATATGGAAATGGTTTATCAAAAAGAGCATCAAATCCACCTGTTAATAACTTTAAACTTTCTGCTAAATCCCATTTTTCTTTATCCGTAAACTGTGAAAGGTTGCCTTTGTGAGACTTACTAACGATAAAAGCGCCATACGGGTAATCTGTAAAAAAAGGAAGATAAACAAGGAAAGAATCATTTTCAAAAAGTATTCTTTTTTCAAATTTTTTTTCTTCTTTGTTCATATCACAAATTAGACAATTATTTTTTTCTTCGTAATATTCTTTGCAACTATCTAGTTCTACTTTTAATTTCAAGGGAATCCAAGAATAAGCATAGAGTTGCCCGTGGGGGTGAAACATGGTTACTCCAACTTCTTTTCCCCTATTTTCAAAAGGAAAGATATATTTGATGTTTTTGTCTTTTGATAATTCTACAAACCGTTCTACCCACAAATTGACAAGTTTATATATATGTTCAATGGATAGTTGTGGAAGAGTAACGTTGTGATCGGGAGAATATAATATTACTTCACATTTTCCATAATTTTTAGCTACTTTGTATAAATCCGTTCCTTTTATATTTGGTTCATCAGGATCCAATTTCAAGGCAGGAAAATCATTATCATATGTATAAACTTCGTAGTTTTCGGGAACTTTTTTCCCGGGGCCTGGACAAAAAGGACACCAATCTTCTGGAAGATGGGGCCTGTTTTGCCTATTATCAGCAACCATTGTCCAAGTTTTTAATAAAGGATTCCATCTTAATTCAGGCATTATTTTTCTCTCCTTTTCTAAGAATTTCTCACTACTAATTCCACATCCAAAACTTTTCTTGTTGAGGAATTGACTCTGTTTTTATTTTTTATCCTTTTATAAATCATTTGGAACGCTTGATATCCCATTTCAAATTTATGTACTTTTACGGTTGTTAATTCTGGTTCTATTAATCTAGAAAATCTTATGTCATCGTATCCAACTATCGAAACTTCTTGAGGAATTTTTACCTTTTTTTCTTTTAAAGCTTTAATAGCCCCATAGGCTATTAGATCGTTATAACAAAAGATTCCATCAAATTTTTCTTTTTTTTGAAGCATTTCCATAGTTTTATCATATCCCGCTTGAACATGGTATCCTTCATGAACATGATGACACAGTTTTACATCGTTTTCTGAAAAAGATATTCCTTTTTCTTTTAAAGCTTTTTTAAAACCTTCCAACCTTCCAAAAGAGGCAGAATTATACAATTGATCGGTAATCATCTTTATCTTTGTTCGCCCTTTTTCAATTAAATGTTTGGTAGCTATATACCCACCTTTTACTTCATCACTAAAGATTTCATCAACATTCCATTCATAAATTTCCCTTCCTACTAAAACCATAGGGAAATGTTCTTTAATGAGTTCTCTAATATCTTCATAACTTTCTTGCATTGGAAAAAGCAGTATTCCATCTACTCTTCTTTCTAAAAGCGTTTTAATGAATTTTTCTTCGTTTTCATAAACTCCTTCAGAGTTCATTATTATTATTTGATAATCTCTTTCCTGCGCAGCTTTATCAATGCCTTTAAAAACTTCTGAAAAAAATGGGTTAGAGCTATCAGGCATTATAACTCCAATGGTATGAGTAACACTTGATTTAAGCATAGTTGCATATACATTTCTAACATATCCCATTTCTTGGGCTATTTTTTCTATTTTCTTCTTCGTGTTCTCGTTTATATCAGGTTTATCATTCAAAGCCCGGGATACTGTATTGGGAGATACACCAGCTTTTTTAGCAATATCTTTTATAGTAACAAAGCTACTTCGGCTTATTTTTAATCACCTCACTAATCTAATTATGTTAACGTTAACGGTATCAAACTAATTTTACACCAAAAAAAATAAAAAACAAAATGTTTTTTATAATTTTCCTATTTATCAAAGAATATTTTTAGAAAATAACGCTTTGCTTTCACTCTTATTAATAAGAAAAAGGGTGAGTTTGATTGAAGGTCTTTGTGGCTACGGCATTGAGGGTACTGAATCTCCCTCAACGATTCTCTATAAAACTCATCACCCCAATCTAGACATCAAAAAAGACAAATCAAACGTTTATCATAATATCATTTCAACATCAAAAGATTAGTCCAAAGATCTACAAAAGTCCTCGGCTTTAGCTATCGAATCTTTCTTTTTTTGAGATTATACACCCTCTTGCCCGCCTTTAACAACATTATCAAGCCCTATTTTTCTGTCAAATTAAAAGAGCAAAAAATAACCACGCCGGCATTATTACGATATTTTCTTCTTTTGCTAGTGTGTTTTTTGTTATCAATACACCTTTACCAAAAACTTTTTTCATACTAAAATAATCACTTTTAGTGATATTGTTTTGAAATTTTACTTCTATTGGAAATAATCCCTCATTTTCTTCTATTACAAAATCTATTT
This window contains:
- a CDS encoding galactokinase is translated as MNLRNSFIETYGEVEKPIYSFFSPGRVNLIGEHIDYNGGYVLPVAINLGIYGVMSLRDDKIIRLKSMDFSNEVIIDLEKEIKYEAKDGWGNYAKGVMKFLKEDGYSLKGCNILIKGNLPNGAGLSSSAALEVLIAYMLLYPILQPESINKKYIALLGQRVENKFIGVNSGIMDQFVVANSKKDHALLLDTQNLSYENIPCYLNGYILIVMNTNKRRELASSEYNKRRKECENALETINKAKNNKVSNLCQCTLDDLKYLKDEIEIKRARHVITENQRVIKAVELLKKDDIKGFAKLLIQSHDSLKYDYEVTGLELDTIVEESLKTQGCVGARMTGAGFGGCAIAVVEKNKVESFIQNVSAAYFNKTNIKASFYTTSIESGVRILEN
- the galT gene encoding galactose-1-phosphate uridylyltransferase, producing the protein MPELRWNPLLKTWTMVADNRQNRPHLPEDWCPFCPGPGKKVPENYEVYTYDNDFPALKLDPDEPNIKGTDLYKVAKNYGKCEVILYSPDHNVTLPQLSIEHIYKLVNLWVERFVELSKDKNIKYIFPFENRGKEVGVTMFHPHGQLYAYSWIPLKLKVELDSCKEYYEEKNNCLICDMNKEEKKFEKRILFENDSFLVYLPFFTDYPYGAFIVSKSHKGNLSQFTDKEKWDLAESLKLLTGGFDALFDKPFPYMMNIHQNPVNSQEYKDSDKYFHFHIEFYPPLRDKNKIKWYASSEMGAWAAANTLAVEETAVTLKKAIEKYKKSL
- a CDS encoding LacI family DNA-binding transcriptional regulator; translated protein: MSRSSFVTIKDIAKKAGVSPNTVSRALNDKPDINENTKKKIEKIAQEMGYVRNVYATMLKSSVTHTIGVIMPDSSNPFFSEVFKGIDKAAQERDYQIIIMNSEGVYENEEKFIKTLLERRVDGILLFPMQESYEDIRELIKEHFPMVLVGREIYEWNVDEIFSDEVKGGYIATKHLIEKGRTKIKMITDQLYNSASFGRLEGFKKALKEKGISFSENDVKLCHHVHEGYHVQAGYDKTMEMLQKKEKFDGIFCYNDLIAYGAIKALKEKKVKIPQEVSIVGYDDIRFSRLIEPELTTVKVHKFEMGYQAFQMIYKRIKNKNRVNSSTRKVLDVELVVRNS
- a CDS encoding carbohydrate ABC transporter permease, whose translation is MKKRTLSGYLFYIPFGFLYILFLIYPLIQGFRMSFYEWDLFSEPTFIGLANFTKMFNDPTFWETLWHTLYFVILTVPILVILGFLIALLLNSKIYFQKLFRVLFFFPYILSITIVCSIWVFMYQPNFGIISKIFQAVGINYRGWLTNPTTAMPAIALTTIWWTLGFNVILYLAGLQEISPSIYEAATIDGANSFQKTFFIAVPLLKRTHSLVLVLQTIASLQIFGQVYIMTGGGPNGKTRVLIQYIYDQGFRYFRMGYAQAMALFFFVIMFIVSIVQFRLTLGTGGEKS
- a CDS encoding carbohydrate ABC transporter permease, translated to MKKSKLLTFVAILIIFIYIFPIFWMVISSFKTDLEVITQKFFPSKINFNNYKYILEQSGVLRWFFNSTLISLISTFGVVIITIFASYSLGRLNFRGNKFLFYFTLAGIMIPLQAIMIPRYLLLRDLNLLNSYWGLIIPYMINPMFVLIVSQFFKGIPNEFEEAARIDGAGELYILFRIMVPLAKPSLVAISVFSFVSTWNDFLWPLIVMTDQKMYTLPVGLATFYGSYSMKYGITMAGNVIAALPIFIFFMIFQEQLIQGLNVGGLKE
- a CDS encoding ABC transporter substrate-binding protein, which translates into the protein MKKLSRFFLVCFIVILTTVGFSKATEITFWTLFSGGEGHIITGLVNQFNKEQNEIFVNQQPLDWGEYYNKLLASMVGGNPPDLAIMHRSSLVDYVERGALLPIDKYVSNSLKVDYFDNILQAATFNSQLYALPLDAHPLVLYYNKSVLREAGLVDSNGQILLPKTFEEFYNFCKQIKQKTGKYGVAIEDLNGLGERLWLTLYRNFGGKLEDENGNFMIDKNIAEKTYAEILKFYKEDLTTYVDYETARALFITGQAGFTFDGVWAMAAFEDMGVLEEIGVMPVPPFSFTDTPYVWGDSHTLIIPKAPKINEEKVKAAVTFAEWLVNRSYEWAKAGHLPVVKSVAESTEFLSLPLRENFIVSSERAFVPEVRGWKEIQDKLLELCQGVVLGALTPEKAADDLVNTVKQVAK